A window of Fragaria vesca subsp. vesca linkage group LG7, FraVesHawaii_1.0, whole genome shotgun sequence contains these coding sequences:
- the LOC101294410 gene encoding protein FAR1-RELATED SEQUENCE 5-like, with protein MEECGMRFSEPNYHDGAVDEDDLSNEYEEVCLDEEASQTANMVESLDCLHFNGKKYEDLKSSDMIGVEFKDYESVDKFYAYYSLAMGFSFRREKLDRNSVGLVARRQLVCSKEGLRKKKNSNPAPSFVSEVISSAQNYSSPHGSKLVCMKKKVSQRPVVEDADKRSMKRPQTQFGDGGHEKRRQQYPERVHTRGNCRARITAKRCRETGVFHVVEFITEHNHDLAKADFVPFLQSHRKVRDHDVAPRVAFRKVSVGTRGGYECLVHQAGGHEFFGFTMKDLYDKMDSEKRELKIDGEAHSAISFMNLKACKEAEFYCLLSVDVESRLGNMFWRDTKSLADYNNFGEVLIVDSTYKTNINGKPLAVFVGVNNHRATVLFGCALLVDESEDTYKWVLTAFLTSMRGKKPISVITDGDEALRNAAVNIIPEARHRLCAWHIAEDVVKNVRDVDVQRDFCHLIFAGLGVEEWESAWHKMVAMHGLQNNKWVAAMYNKRERWAEAFFRNHFFGGMCTTQRCKGMHRNLKGGVGRYMELCEVLPRMDKTIERIRFNGLNDDFKSMNSHPIIGSHMRCIQVQVGAKFTHDIFLLIKDQILFESKFIVADRLCDENRGSTLFIVTQYGKAERTWQVTHYQAHPDISFVCSCHLFESDGIPCCHIFTAMKTMNMTSLPESLVKQRWTKQACTINTSGLMSGMMPARDLQLARFGQMMGDCAQICHSASLSDEAYEEINNSLSRLMVRSNAFKRCKNSNPPETVDGLHPNVIGDLNVCKTKGTRSKHSTSTEVEGEQPVGKGCGFCSRPGHNTRTCPLAAQNRENTENPPLERAHNSLIDAIATSGRPRSLQSTPGFNIHKGQGGFASSRQTDEDDVFLGQTSSQHMFHHIEESRTLEFFTGHHTFLGSLNAAPSVNQNVIMSSSNTHHGGDTVRLSF; from the coding sequence ATGGAGGAGTGCGGCATGCGATTCAGTGAACCGAATTATCATGATGGGGCTGTAGATGAGGATGATTTGTCAAACGAGTATGAAGAGGTGTGTTTGGATGAGGAAGCTTCACAGACTGCAAATATGGTTGAGAGTCTGGATTGTCTACACTTCAACGGCAAGAAGTATGAAGACCTTAAATCCTCTGATATGATAGGTGTGGAGTTTAAGGATTACGAGTCAGTCGACAAGTTCTATGCTTACTATTCACTTGCAATGGGGTTCAGTTTCAGAAGAGAAAAGTTGGATCGGAATTCGGTAGGATTGGTTGCCAGGAGACAGTTGGTGTGTTCAAAGGAGGGTTTGAGAAAGAAAAAGAATTCCAATCCTGCTCCTAGTTTTGTGTCAGAGGTCATTTCAAGCGCCCAAAATTATAGCTCACCACATGGGAGTAAATTGGTCTGCATGAAGAAAAAAGTTAGCCAGAGACCAGTCGTTGAAGATGCTGATAAAAGAAGTATGAAACGTCCTCAGACACAGTTTGGTGATGGTGGACATGAAAAGAGAAGGCAGCAGTATCCAGAGAGAGTTCATACCAGAGGCAATTGTCGAGCTCGTATCACAGCAAAGAGATGCAGGGAAACTGGTGTCTTCCATGTGGTCGAATTTATTACCGAACATAATCACGACCTTGCTAAAGCAGACTTTGTTCCCTTCCTTCAATCTCACCGCAAGGTTCGGGACCATGATGTTGCTCCTCGGGTTGCATTTAGGAAAGTCTCTGTTGGTACGCGCGGGGGTTATGAATGTTTGGTCCACCAAGCAGGGGGGCATGAATTTTTTGGTTTTACTATGAAAGATTTGTACGACAAGATGGACTCTGAAAAGAGAGAGCTCAAGATTGATGGTGAGGCCCATTCTGCAATTAGTTTCATGAATTTAAAGGCATGTAAAGAGGCCGAATTTTATTGTTTGTTGAGTGTTGATGTAGAAAGCCGGCTGGGTAATATGTTCTGGAGAGATACCAAGTCTCTGGCAGATTACAATAATTTTGGGGAGGTTTTGATTGTTGATAGTACTTACAAGACAAATATCAATGGCAAGCCATTAGCCGTCTTTGTTGGTGTAAATAATCACAGGGCAACCGTACTCTTTGGGTGTGCATTGTTGGTTGATGAGAGTGAAGATACCTACAAATGGGTGCTTACGGCCTTTTTAACTTCCATGAGGGGGAAAAAACCTATATCAGTCATCACTGATGGGGATGAGGCATTGAGAAATGCAGCTGTGAACATCATTCCAGAGGCTCGACACCGATTGTGTGCTTGGCACATTGCAGAGGATGTTGTCAAAAATGTTAGGGATGTGGATGTCCAAAGAGATTTTTGCCACCTAATTTTTGCCGGACTCGGTGTGGAAGAGTGGGAATCTGCCTGGCATAAAATGGTGGCAATGCATGGGCTTCAAAACAACAAATGGGTTGCTGCAATGTACAACAAGAGGGAGAGGTGGGCAGAAGCTTTTTTCAGGAACCATTTCTTTGGGGGTATGTGCACAACTCAAAGATGCAAGGGAATGCACAGAAATTTGAAAGGTGGTGTTGGCCGTTACATGGAGTTGTGTGAAGTGTTGCCACGCATGGACAAGACAATTGAACGCATTAGGTTCAATGGTCTGAATGATGACTTCAAATCCATGAACTCGCACCCAATTATTGGTAGCCACATGCGGTGTATCCAAGTGCAGGTTGGTGCAAAGTTTACCCATGACATATTTCTCCTCATAAAAGATCAAATACTTTTTGAGTCAAAGTTTATTGTTGCTGACCGCCTTTGTGATGAGAATCGAGGATCAACACTTTTTATTGTAACACAATATGGTAAAGCTGAAAGGACATGGCAAGTAACACATTACCAAGCCCACCCCGACATTTCTTTCGTATGCTCATGTCACCTATTTGAGTCGGATGGTATTCCTTGCTGTCACATCTTCACAGCCATGAAGACAATGAATATGACTAGCCTTCCAGAATCTTTGGTCAAGCAGAGGTGGACAAAACAGGCATGTACTATAAACACCAGCGGTCTCATGAGTGGAATGATGCCTGCCAGGGATTTGCAGCTTGCTCGTTTTGGGCAAATGATGGGTGACTGTGCACAGATTTGTCATTCAGCTTCACTCTCAGATGAGGCATATGAAGAAATCAATAACAGTCTTAGTCGACTAATGGTTAGGTCTAACGCATTCAAGAGGTGCAAAAATAGTAACCCACCAGAAACTGTTGATGGTCTACACCCTAATGTGATTGGGGATCTGAATGTCTGCAAAACCAAGGGCACGCGTTCCAAGCATTCGACCAGTACTGAGGTCGAGGGAGAGCAGCCAGTAGGGAAGGGTTGTGGATTTTGCAGCCGGCCAGGTCACAATACACGCACTTGTCCACTTGCTGCTCAAAACAGGGAGAATACGGAAAATCCTCCTCTCGAAAGAGCACATAATAGCTTAATTGATGCTATTGCAACCTCAGGCAGACCACGTAGCTTGCAATCGACTCCGGGTTTTAACATACACAAGGGTCAAGGTGGTTTCGCCTCCAGTAGGCAGACTGATGAAGATGATGTTTTCCTCGGTCAAACTAGCAGCCAGCATATGTTTCATCACATTGAAGAATCCAGGACGTTGGAGTTTTTTACTGGTCATCACACCTTTTTGGGTTCCCTGAATGCTGCTCCATCTGTAAATCAAAATGTCATTATGTCTTCTAGTAATACGCATCATGGAGGGGACACAGTTCGGCTGTCTTTCTGA